CCGGCCCGCACGCTCCTGGACTGGAGCCCCGAGCCTCGCGTCGCTCGACCTGGCCCATCAAGTCGCCGCCTGTCATGGCGGCTCGTTCGCCGAGGAGCCGCTCGCCGACGGCGGCCGGAGCTTGCGCTTCCGGATCCCGCTCGGCCTCGAGCATTTTCACGACCGGATCTGGGCCGTCGCGGTCTTCGACCCCGCCGAGCGTCTCTGGCCCTGGCTCGCCGAACGACTCGCCGCGAGCCAGATCCCCGCGTTCCTCGTCCACTCGCAGAGCGAGCTCGCCGAGGTCTGCCGGGTCGAGCTCCCCAACCTGGTGCTCGGAGACGTCGCCCACGCGGCCTCGAGGCTCAGCGCCTCGTCGGGCCAGGTCGGCCCGGCGCCGTCGATCGTCTATCTCACGACCTCGGGAGCGGACCCGGCTCCGTCCGTCGCCTCGGGAGAGGGCCCGGCCGCCCTCCTCACCGAGCTCTCGAGCCTCCTCGCCAGCGCCCCGGCGCGGCGGGGGGCTCCCTGAGGCGTGAGCTCACCTCGCCGGGTCGCTAGACACGCCCGGCGGCTGGCCCGTAGACCGGTTTGGAGACAGGAGACGAACCGAGAGAACGAGACTCCTCCAGACCTCCACCCTCCTTCAGCCCCACCCTGACCGGTGGGGCTCTTTTTTTTCGCGATCACCACCAGCCGCGGCGGCGGAACCAGACCACCATCGCCACCGCGGTGGCGACCATCGTCCCGAGCAGCGCCGGATAGGCCCAGGGCTGCTTGAGCTCGGGCATGTACTCGAAGTTCATCCCGTAGAGCCCGGCGAGAAAGGTCAGCGGCAGCAGGATCGCCGAGAAGAGGGTGAGCACCTTCATAATCTCGTTGGTCTTCTGCCCGACGGCCGAAAGATAGGTGTCCTTCACGCTGCCGAGCTGATCGCGCTGCTGGTCGATCGCATCGCCGAGTCGCATGACGTTGTCGTAGACGTCGCGGAAGTAGAGCGCCTGCCCCTCGTCGACGAAGCGCGCCGTCGGATTGCCGAGGTGCGAGAAGACCTGGCGATGCGGGAGCATCACGCGCCGGAGCGTCCCGAGGCTGCGCCGCAGCTCGAGGATCCCTTCGAGCTGCCCCCTCTCGACCTGCCGGAAGATCGCCTCTTCGATCTCCTCGATCTCGCGAGCGATCTCGTCGAGCACCGGGAAGTAGTGGTCGATGACCTCGTCGCAGAGCGAGTAGAGGAGACGCGCCGGGCCGCCCGGTGGGGCCGCGACGCCGTCGCGCAGTCGCTCCTGGACCTTGCGCACACTGCGCATCGGGGCGCGATGGCAGGTCAGCAGACGGTCGGTGCCGAGAAAGGCGGCGAGCTTCAGGGTGTCGAGGCGGTGCCCGGTCTTGTTGAAGTCGAGCCCGCGCACGATGGCGAAGAGGCAGTCGTCGAACTCCTGCATCTTCGGCTGGTGCTGCAGGGTGAAGGTGTCCTCGACCGCCAGCGGGTGATAGCCGAGGTCGAGCAGCAACCGCTCGTACTCGGGCTCGAACCCTTCGAGGTCGGCCCACAGCCAGGCACCGGGCGGGAGCGGCGCGTCGAGCAGCTCGCGACCGCCCCAGCGGGGCAGCTGACCGGGACAGTAGAGAACGCACTGGATCATGGCGCGATCGGCGGCGGGCGGCACCCGCCGCGGCGAACGCTATCAGGAAGCGCCCGGCCCGCGGAGCCTAGGGCCGCGGCGCAGCGGCCGGGTCGGCCGTCGGCGCGGGTCGCTCGCCCGGAGGCCTCGACGACTGACGTCGCAGCCAGCGATCGCGCAGCGAGCCGCGTCCCGCCTGGCCGGTGGCGCCCACTTCGCGCGGCGGCCGCAAGCGAGCGAGAAGCGCGAGATACCGTGCCTGCTGCTCCGGCGTCAGCAGCTCGCGCGTCGCCAGCACGTGGTCGACGAAGGCCCTTTCGAGAGCCGCGTTGCGTCGCCCCGCCTCGTCGAGCAGGGCCTCCAGCCGGGCCCGGTCCGGCTGCGGACGCGCCACTTCGCGGCGCAGTTCGCGCCGCGCCGCTTCCATCGCCTGACGGTCCGCCTGGGTGCTCTCGAAGAACCGGCGATGGCGCTCGAGAAAGCGCTCACGCTGCTCGGCCGTGAGCTCGAGGCGATCGATCAGCTCGAGCACGGCCCCGCGCGGCGGCCCACCGAGCGGAGGCTTGTCCGGACCCGCGGGAAGCCCGCGGCGCGCCAACCACGCGCCGAGCAGTCCACAATTGAGGCCGACGGAGAGCAGCAGGGCGGCCAGCACCCACCAGCGTCTCATCGGCTCGTCCCTTCCAGGTCGCTCGACAGCTCGGCGGAGTCGAGGCTCGTGCCTCGCTCGGCCACCAACCAGTAGCTCTCGCCCGGCCCCGGATCGCTCCACAGATCGGTC
This genomic window from Holophagales bacterium contains:
- the corA gene encoding magnesium/cobalt transporter CorA — protein: MIQCVLYCPGQLPRWGGRELLDAPLPPGAWLWADLEGFEPEYERLLLDLGYHPLAVEDTFTLQHQPKMQEFDDCLFAIVRGLDFNKTGHRLDTLKLAAFLGTDRLLTCHRAPMRSVRKVQERLRDGVAAPPGGPARLLYSLCDEVIDHYFPVLDEIAREIEEIEEAIFRQVERGQLEGILELRRSLGTLRRVMLPHRQVFSHLGNPTARFVDEGQALYFRDVYDNVMRLGDAIDQQRDQLGSVKDTYLSAVGQKTNEIMKVLTLFSAILLPLTFLAGLYGMNFEYMPELKQPWAYPALLGTMVATAVAMVVWFRRRGWW
- a CDS encoding periplasmic heavy metal sensor; protein product: MRRWWVLAALLLSVGLNCGLLGAWLARRGLPAGPDKPPLGGPPRGAVLELIDRLELTAEQRERFLERHRRFFESTQADRQAMEAARRELRREVARPQPDRARLEALLDEAGRRNAALERAFVDHVLATRELLTPEQQARYLALLARLRPPREVGATGQAGRGSLRDRWLRRQSSRPPGERPAPTADPAAAPRP